In Oryzias latipes chromosome 23, ASM223467v1, the DNA window CacgtgtgcttttttttccccttttttttttttgggtgcttCCCGGAGACAGGAAGTCCTGGAGAGCCTCTCTCCGGGAATGACGCCCCAAAGCTGAATGACAGGAAGTCCTCCTTTAGACAGACACAGATCACTGCAGTTCCTCCATcacctcacacacaaacacacacacacctatgcaGGAAATAGGAAGCAGGAGCACAGTGGGTTGTGTACCTGTGCACGTTAAGGGATCATTGTTCATACTTTCCCCTTTTTCTGTTGGTGGGCttccttttaaagaaaacacagaaataattttaaaaaacccCAACATCAACCGATTCATTTGGATTTGCTGAAAGGCAGGATGCTTTTATGAAGCATCATATTTTTAGCATCATATTGCACGAAGAGCACGGCGCGTCGCAGACAGTAGCCGTTTTGTGAGCGGACACAGGAAGCAGACACTCCCAGACAGTCAGCGGTTTCCAGGTAAACACGCGGGTAAAAAAGGGTCACTGACCACATCCTGAGAaatcaccatggaaacatcTGCAAACCATTCTCCGGTGTCTGTCCGTCACACATGAGCGAAACGAAATGGAGCGCGCCCAGATATGAATGTGAAACGAGCCAGGGCACCAAACCTCGTCAGccattttccctttttaaacattttctacgACTTGAAATACAGTGGAACTTTGGTCAAAGAGCATATCTGTTTAGGAAATGATAATGCCATCTGCTCATAAGTTGTGTGAGGAAGTAGCAAAACCACAAGCCTGCACATGCAGCTGCAGTTGGCCTGCATGTGCAGGCAGGACCATCTGCGGCTGCTgaggtcaaccccccccccccccccccaatcctggatgaaaagtaaacaaacaaaaaggataaatcatttttgtttactgAATGTTTGAAGTTGTCAAAGGTTATTAAAATCCAAGCCCTactttgtaagaaaaaaaacacttttaaagcattttattgACTTATgaaagtgtttatttatttcctatttatattattttcctTGATCTGTTTTAACACCATCTAGATGGCAGTATGATTCGTTTGTTGTAGCTGGAGCTGACTTAGCCTCCATTGCCTTTCTTTGTGTATACATGAGAAAGATCCGATGTCTGGATAAAGTTGAACGCTTGTTGGCGCTGCAATGCGACATGATCCTTCACTACGCTGTGACTCAGATAGGAAATCCAGTTAGCCAAGGAGAATAAGTGACATATgtgcggtgtgtgtgtgtgtgtgtgtgtgttttgacaCTGCAAATCTGAAGAAGCTGGAAAAGTCCTCTTGGATCAGTGAGGAGTTCCAGGCACTTATCAGAGGACAAAACCATCACGTACGAAGTAGGATATCCTCTTCCtgactttccttttttcttctttttaaaagatcCTTGAGGGTAAATCCGCCCACAAACAAGCTCATTTTGTAACTCCACATCTTCAGGGCGGTTAGATCCAACCGCAAAAGTGCAGTGTGAGAGCAAAGAAGTGTGAAATGTTCCTGCAGTAGCAGCCAAATGGTACTGAGTTTACCAGACTGTGCTTTCTGTTCTCCACGTCTACGTCATCAGTTTAATGCACAGCAATGAATGAGCTCAGTTCACCAAATCATCAAAGACGGTTTAGACTTTGCTGCTCATAAAACCATCCCAACCTCATTTGAGGTTAACAATGATCAactcaatccatccatccatccatccatccatccatccatccatccaactaaCCAAtcaacaatccatccatccatccgtccgtccgtccatccatttttcttaacctgctaaATCTTTTTGTACttactgggttgctggagcctatcccaactacagttgggcgaaggcggggtacacatCAGACAGGTCCCTAAATCTACATTACTCAATAATTGGGTGGATCAGCTGACCAGTTCTTATTCATCAatctatttgttgtttttcagattgatgtttggtgtctttttttttttccagatcccCAGGACATTCATCGTCATGGAAAGCTCCATCACGCTCTGgcagttcctgctgcagcttctgttCGACCAAAGCCACAAACATCTCATCTGCTGGACCTCCACGGATGGCGAGTTCAAACTGCTCAAGTCAGAGGAGGTGGCGAAGCTGTGGGGACTGCGCAAGAACAAGACCAACATGAACTACGACAAGCTGAGCCGAGCGCTGCGCTACTACTACGACAAGGTGGGCCAAGCTCCTGAGCGGAGCACACCAGGCTTTCACCGATTTGATATGAGGAACTCCTTCTTTTTCCCTTTGCAGAACATCATCAAGAAGGTGAACGGGCAAAAGTTTGTCTACAAGTTTGTGTCGCTCCCGGAGATCCTGAAGATGGAGCCTCCAGCGGTGGAGTCGGGTCGCAGCAGCGCCGGGAGCGCAGGAGCGTCTTCAGAACCTGAGCTGGATGACGAAGATGGACGGCAGAGAAACCAGTGCCTCCAATCCGGccttttctcctctttcccTGCAAGCTCCTTGCAGCAGCTCTCGGAACACCCGCGACCAATCAAATCGGAGCCCAGATCTGATCGTCATGACGACAGCTCTTCGGTCATCCGGTTCGTGACCAACGGTGGCCGCTCTTACACCCCGCCCCCTTCCTCCAACCCCTCCAGGGCGTCTTCTCAGCTCTCTTGCTCCCCACTACAAAGCTCCGCCCACATGGGGATGATGGGGCGGAGCCAGAGCGATGAAGCAGATGATTTGGAGCCTGGCATCCAGCCTCTGAATCTGTCGTCCGGTCAGAGGGAGAGGGAGAGGCTAAAGACCCAGTCAGCGTCAGAGAGAAGGGGGTTGGCTCACAGCACGCCGCTGAAAGGCAGGAAACCGAAAGGTTTGGAAATCCCCGCCTCCTCGCTCCTCCTTACAGGAAGTGACCTCGTCTCCATTGCCCTCAACAGCCCGGCTCTGCCTTCTGGCTCCATGACCCCCGCCTTCCTCACTGCTCAGGTACACATCTACCTGTCCACATCAGCTTTCGCATGCACATCTGTAAGTCACTgcaggagatggggggggggtcaggcagGGAGAGGAAACAGAGAGGTGAGTGGAAAGaggggaggagaaggaggaggaggaggtttctAAGTGAAGCCATATGTTCCTGACGCTCCTGATTCTCTGGCAGCAACTCCGACCAAAAGAGGATAGTCTGCCTACAATTCAGGCATTCAGCTGATGCTCCTTTCCAGACTGAGCAATCACGCGCCGCTGCGCGTAAACCACAGACGGAAAGAGGCAAAGGCCGGACGGGATGTTTCCCAACGCACTCGTTCACGTGTCTGCAGACCCTCAGCTTCAGAAACCAATTCAACACAGTTTGAATCACTTTCTGCCCCACTTTCCTCTAAACTAGGAAAAGCCAATGTATTGTCTGATGTAGGGTGCCATTGTGTTTTAAGGGGGGCTTGTTTGGccatttaataataatcatcatcatcatcataatgaTCATAATCATAATAACTTAAAAGGTGACAGAGCAATTTCGGAAAACACAGGATCGTACATGTTTAGAAAAACCAGAATGAGCCAAAGGCTAGATTTCAACTGTTGACCATCatgtaaaaaggcaaaaagcacACATATATGTCAACCATTCAGTACATAATACAtgtaaagctatgttcacaccgccaCCGGCAACCcgtgttcaagcggccacttccaataaaaagtctctTTAGATGCACGTAGACACTCACCCTGGCGTTCACAATTGTGCACGACAGGTTTTCTACTCTACAGGCAAAGTTCGTGGCCATTGAacgtgcgttgaaagttaaatcagtGGAACTTGGACCAGTCAAAGTTCCTGTTCAATACAGGAAGTGCCAGTTGTTTgaaatcatggaggagaaattaatcattGCAGTTTGCGCCCAGCCGGAATTAAATGACACCAATTCTTTCTTTACTTTAATATTATCACTTTAAATTGTTCGTCACAAGATATGGACTATTTGATACACGGCGTGacctgttgtcatggtaacgacTATTGAGGCTGCAACCTCGCTCTATTGCTGCTGGTGTATGAGAACTAACTAGTAAAGTAAAGTGGTAATTATGCTAAACGTCATCTTAAGTGATACAAAGCGTCATTTCAGGGAGAAAGTTCGTCTCTTCttgtttttctccagaaaaTAAAGATcgctttgatttaaaaatatccAATGTAAACTCTGATCATGAAATATGCATCAACATACAATTGATTGTATAATTCAATATTAACACTATTTATAAACACATATTCACTCTGTATCAAGCAATAAGGTAAACACGACAGAAATTGTTGAGGATTTGCTAGAGATACTGTCACGTCCATCACAGTGCAGAGATCTTTTCTACGGTCTTATGTTGTGATAAACTGTTGTTTTGGTACCAACTGGGGGAATAATATACAACATTCctgctatgtgaccggaacgtCAATGGGAATGGGTTTGGGAAGCCAAACCCACCATATGCTGATTCTGGAGTTGAGTAAAGCACCAACAGATGATACTTGAGGTGTAGCTATGATGATGTGACTCCTCAGTGACTAACAGCTGACAGATATCCGATCAGCCCTGGAGACTCAGAGGCTACCGGTATCAGCCAGGATCAGAAAGCTGACTTGAGAAATGGTTCCATACATACCCAGGGAACTAATGGTTGAAACCCAAGGGCTACCAGGGTGCACCTAGACCTGTAGTTTTGAGTAGAATACCAAAAATTTCTCCTCTGAAAATAGATTTGATGTCTTCTTTACATTTAGACTCCGTCTGGTCTACTCCTCACTCCCAGTCCTTTACTCTCAAGTATCCAGTTTTGGTCTGGTTTGAGCCCAGTGGGACCACTCAGCCCCGCCCAGCTCCAAAACCACGCCCAGCTCTTCCAGGTAAATTTCATTATTCGCTTTACTGAAAGTACTAGGACCTTCAGCACCACCTGGTAATCTCTAAACTGGTCATAAAAAACCTTAGCCAGTCTAGACCCAAACAGGAATATAGAATATGAAACTAGATAGAGTCAAATACTTAAATTAAACTAGTTTACTAAATGAGCCATACGCGATGATGACCATTGTGCCTGACTGTTAGCactgaggaaattagacaaccagagtgtggtttgtgtggacatcccacAGGCACCTGAACACCCGGTGCATGCACGCAGTAAGGGGCCAGCACGCTGACCATAACAAGTGTGGTGTAAGGCCAACGTACACCAGCATCATCCGTGTGTCATAACTGCGTGCAACTTATAGTATCCTTACGAATATtgcacgatacacttaccacacacatgaTAATGGCACGTTCCATTGTCACGATGTCCTTTAAGCCCCTAGGGAACTGCAAAACCTCTGCAcacctcttaacccttgtgctatcctatggggtccagatgaccccatccttccattgacgtgttctccctaccatgacaaaggtggataaaggtggaaagatttcatgtaatccatggacaccagtgaagatcacaaatcattgaagaaaaaaggttcagagcactgtctagtgggtctagatgacccaactcccagcgttaaagtgcctaggatagaacaagggataCGATGCGGCTGCTCCTCTCCACCACTAAATTTGTCCTAATTCCAACTCTGGACAGCTAAACTCATCAACACAGAGAAATGCTTGCATTTTCACAAATGACGGGTTTTATACAGATAGGCACTGTCGAAATTAGTGTCTATCTATAACTTTACAGCCGCTTTTTAACAACAGGCTTACCTCTAGAAGTTGGTCTCCATTCAACCATGTGTGCGTGGTGTTTGTGTAGGTGTGATCCACGTTTGCCAGGGTTTCAAAATAAGCAGCAGATGTTTCTGCTCTGGTGTGGAGGATACCGggacaacttcctgttggctAGGTCCTAAAGGGAGACAGTTGGTCTGTTAGAAAGTCCTCATACCAGCATCAAAAAAGCAGCACATTCAGACTCTAAAGTCCTTATAACGTTACACAATCTCTGCAGAATAGACGGCCAGTGGATGGATGGGAGATGTTTTCACATCCTTCAGACACCAGTTCCACTTATGTCTGAAGGATGCAATGAAAGCGTGAAGCTGCTTTTGACTTCAGTGCAAAAGTTTTTGATTGATAAAATGCACAGAAAATTTGCTGAGAGGAGATGTTTTTGTCATGTGGAGTTTGGATGCAGCGTTGCGTCATAGACAATGGCGCTTCAGGCTATATTTCTGTAGCAAAGAGACACAGCAATAGATTCCTGttcaaatcaaagcaaaaactgttttgtttccaGTCTGTTTCCACAATGTTATTTTTCCCCGTATTCTACATTCCAACTACATtcgaaataataaaaaactgaatCTATCTCAAAAATCCCCtgcaaaaataacataaaattgttattttttgtgtcaatgAGCCGGTAGTGTAGTTATGATTTAGAAAAATCTATTCAGAACGTTTGTGCTACGTTCACTACGGGCTTGGAAACGAACGTTctactttcaataaaaagtcaatGGAAATGCGCGTTGAAACTCACGTTCACGCGTCGCTACTCAAGTCAAGTTTTCGGGCTCAGCATGTGAAACCtgcagccattgaacgcacCTTGAAGGTTATATCAATTGAACTCTGACCAGTcagagactcagatttggtagtgacatatagTTACCATCCTGTTTAATTCACAGATGTGCCAACCATTAGGAAAGTGATAATGGAGGAGAAAGTAATAATTGaggtttgtgtccggctggaattatgtgacaccaagtctttcatagaGTAGAGCTGTGCAAGAAAATACCTGGGGCAAGACTCAttagatttgcactgctttgacgtctcccaccaagcctctttcaactgtagatATATGAACTTGGATGGTGTCGCtccagtccagtgtgaacactgcaCGCTGAATTAGTGTGTTCTTCAAGGCGCATTGCAGGCcaggtgtgaacgtagcattgcTCAAATCACCACTTTTTCAAAATAGGGCCATAACATAATCGCAAACAATTATAAATTATAGTACtggtgaaaacaaaataaagcagaCCACAAGAGCAGagtaatgccttagtcacacgGGTGCTGCGGGGTCTTGGGTTGTCCGGtgccgtggagggtcgtagagagaagTGGCTACATCTTCAGATAAGCAcagatgtgtcttgcagttcccttgaggctgaTGCGGCCACCtaaagggacatcatgaaaatggaatgttcCATTATTATCGTCGGCAGCCGTCCGTCTCGAGAGACGATGGTGTAGCTCCTTGTTGAATCTACCTGCACCGCCGAGAGTGGCTGTGCAGTCCATTATTATACAAGTGAAGTATTTGCAAGAACgatgtaagttacacacaccTACTGTATGACTCTCGGTTGCTGCTGTCGTGTGGTGCCCTTACGCCACGCTCTAGTCATCAGTAAAATGCAAGTACAGGCCCCTtactgaatgtgtgtgaatgctgCACGCATGCAGGTGCGCAGGTGATACGCAAGTGCCCATAAGACACCTGTGTCCCTTGGACAGGTAAgcccattttttgcctgcagacagcctgtatccacctgtaagagCAGTTACCAAAGATGTTCTTCCCTCATCTACTCCTTTAAGGCCACGTCACAAAGCCAAAATTCAGGGGACTATATAGTCCTGCACTATCTTGTCTCTAGGGGTTAGAGAGTAgagagggaatttggacacagccaacGTTAAAGTGTTGTATCGTTTTCCACTAAAAAGGCtattttgtttgcagtttcCATCCCTGATGAATGGACCTTTAACTATTCCTCTGCCCGGCGGAGATGCGTCTTCTCCGCTGctcctctcctccagctcctccaagTCCTGATTCAAACCTGAGCTTGAAGATCAAACTGGATCCAAAGATGTTAAATCAGCACTGACCAAAGGACCAAAAAACCAACATTAAACTGAGAAACGACATTAAACTTGAACTTCTACCAAAGCCAATTAAACATTTATCTGAGTCTTTTATAGTTTTAGGGAAAAGAACCTAAGCTTCTCTCTGAAACGGAGCAGACTATTTTCATCGTGTTAACTTCAGGGTTGTCCGAACATTCATGTTAAAATGCAATAAGATTGACTTTGGGTTTACCTCGTGAAGTTTTTCCTCTCCTTTTATAGTTTGTTTGATCCTGATCGGTGatgttgtcaatataaaaaATAGCTCGGGGATCCTTGTGTTGCTTTCACTAACCTCAGCATCCGCACCTCAAAATCCAAGGGAATCCATGTCGAGATTTTTTTCAGTATGAAAAAGATCTCATCGAGCCAGAAGGATTCATACAAGGGAACTACAATGGTGGAAGATGTTATGTCTTCAGGAGCCAACAGCTGAGATTTAAACTTTGCTTTAGTTTTGGAGGGTGAAAAAAAACGCTTATGTTAGCCTTACTTTTGTTGTGCTAGCATAACCTTTGCAGTGTTAGCATAATTTCTGTCATGCTAGTACAACTTTATTTGTGCTAGCATAACCTTTATTGCCCTTGCATAACTTTTGTTGTACTAGCATAACGTTTGTTTTGCTAGCATAACGTTTATTGTGCTAAGATAGCGTTTATTGTGGTAgtttaaaatcattaaaaagcaTAATTTTCCTAGCTAAGCCTATGGTCACATATCGCAAAATGCCATCCATAGTgacctaaatgcaagtttttcaacAAAGTCGGCAGGTGGCCGCGTGGTGACATTTGTAATTGGAAGGTGGCAGTCGCATTTTGACATGTCAAATGTTGATGCCGAACGGACGTTTTTTTTCTAGAAGTTTGGAGGTTGCGTGGTGGCATTCCAGTGACAGGTGAGGACGACGCCATTACAAAATCAGGCGACAGCTTTGATTGgatgatgtgtaaatgtctccggaCAGTGGGCGTCCACATCAAGTGCCACCTGCTGCAAGGG includes these proteins:
- the LOC101157174 gene encoding ETS domain-containing protein Elk-3 isoform X1, producing MESSITLWQFLLQLLFDQSHKHLICWTSTDGEFKLLKSEEVAKLWGLRKNKTNMNYDKLSRALRYYYDKNIIKKVNGQKFVYKFVSLPEILKMEPPAVESGRSSAGSAGASSEPELDDEDGRQRNQCLQSGLFSSFPASSLQQLSEHPRPIKSEPRSDRHDDSSSVIRFVTNGGRSYTPPPSSNPSRASSQLSCSPLQSSAHMGMMGRSQSDEADDLEPGIQPLNLSSGQRERERLKTQSASERRGLAHSTPLKGRKPKGLEIPASSLLLTGSDLVSIALNSPALPSGSMTPAFLTAQTPSGLLLTPSPLLSSIQFWSGLSPVGPLSPAQLQNHAQLFQFPSLMNGPLTIPLPGGDASSPLLLSSSSSKS
- the LOC101157174 gene encoding ETS domain-containing protein Elk-3 isoform X2, with protein sequence MYQTHKIPRTFIVMESSITLWQFLLQLLFDQSHKHLICWTSTDGEFKLLKSEEVAKLWGLRKNKTNMNYDKLSRALRYYYDKNIIKKVNGQKFVYKFVSLPEILKMEPPAVESGRSSAGSAGASSEPELDDEDGRQRNQCLQSGLFSSFPASSLQQLSEHPRPIKSEPRSDRHDDSSSVIRFVTNGGRSYTPPPSSNPSRASSQLSCSPLQSSAHMGMMGRSQSDEADDLEPGIQPLNLSSGQRERERLKTQSASERRGLAHSTPLKGRKPKGLEIPASSLLLTGSDLVSIALNSPALPSGSMTPAFLTAQFPSLMNGPLTIPLPGGDASSPLLLSSSSSKS